A portion of the Aquicoccus sp. G2-2 genome contains these proteins:
- the infA gene encoding translation initiation factor IF-1, translating to MAKEEALEFPGVVKELLPNATFRVELENGHEIIATMAGKMRKNRIRVLAGDKVQVAMTPYDLSKGRINYRFK from the coding sequence ATGGCCAAGGAAGAAGCGCTCGAATTTCCCGGCGTCGTGAAGGAACTCCTGCCCAATGCGACGTTTCGGGTCGAGCTTGAAAACGGCCATGAAATCATCGCGACGATGGCAGGAAAAATGCGCAAGAACCGTATCCGCGTGCTTGCGGGCGACAAGGTTCAGGTTGCGATGACGCCTTATGATCTGTCGAAGGGGCGGATCAATTATCGCTTCAAGTAG
- a CDS encoding DUF6473 family protein, with protein sequence MTYVKMGARPLDYEPCSYGESRLLFRGPARDLTGEYVAFLGGTETYGKFLPRPFPHLVEEKLGVTCVNFGQVNAGVDAYLGDSAVIEAASGAALTVVQVMGANNLSNRFYTVHPRRNDRFLRASQLMQSVFREVDFTEFHFTRHMLGALAQRAPKRFATVIAEIQSAWLARMALLLGRIGSDTVLLWFGDHPPPTQCPMSAAQTDPFAVERSMIEKLRPHVATVIELTAHPAALASETAEMVFTALEAPAAHAMLGPAAHEAVALRLADALRGRLGRRSH encoded by the coding sequence ATGACCTATGTGAAAATGGGGGCGCGGCCCCTTGACTATGAACCATGCAGCTATGGCGAAAGTCGCCTGCTGTTTCGCGGCCCCGCGCGCGACCTGACCGGCGAGTATGTCGCTTTTCTTGGCGGCACGGAAACCTATGGCAAATTCCTGCCCCGGCCATTTCCGCATCTGGTGGAGGAAAAACTCGGGGTTACATGCGTCAATTTCGGGCAAGTCAATGCCGGGGTCGATGCCTATCTGGGCGATAGCGCGGTGATCGAGGCGGCCAGCGGCGCGGCGCTCACAGTGGTGCAGGTGATGGGGGCGAACAACCTCTCAAACCGCTTCTACACGGTGCATCCGCGCCGCAACGACCGTTTCCTGCGCGCGTCGCAATTGATGCAATCGGTGTTCCGCGAGGTCGATTTCACCGAGTTCCATTTTACCCGCCACATGCTGGGCGCGCTGGCCCAGCGGGCGCCAAAACGCTTCGCCACCGTGATTGCCGAAATTCAAAGCGCATGGCTGGCCCGGATGGCGCTATTGCTGGGCCGGATCGGCTCGGACACGGTGCTCTTGTGGTTTGGTGACCACCCTCCACCCACGCAATGCCCCATGTCCGCCGCACAGACCGACCCGTTCGCCGTTGAACGCTCGATGATTGAAAAATTGCGCCCCCATGTCGCCACCGTGATCGAGCTAACAGCACACCCCGCAGCACTGGCCAGCGAAACGGCAGAGATGGTCTTCACCGCGCTCGAAGCGCCCGCCGCGCACGCAATGCTTGGCCCCGCCGCGCATGAAGCTGTGGCACTGCGGTTGGCCGACGCGCTCCGTGGCCGCCTTGGCAGGCGCTCGCACTGA
- a CDS encoding ribonuclease E/G translates to MKGVQIVLDHIAGRQAAALLRDGILDDFLIDTDAPRPGTIYRAVALRPMKGQGGVFLSTPDGDAFLRQTRGIAPGQEMLVQVTGYAEPGKALPVTDRLLFKSRYAIVTPGAPGLNISRRIRDDARRDALLVTAREEMGESEHGLILRSSCMDGDTAEIAEDIRAMADLAAQVLDDQGKGAEVLAEGDGPHGLAWRDWTDPAQVHTAAGGFADLGVLDALEALKSPRAPLPGGGSVFVEPTRALVAVDVNTGADTSLAAGLKANLGCARALPRQLRLRGLGGQIVIDLAPMPKNERRNFEAALRRALKEDGIDTVLAGFTPLGHYELQRKRARLPVLELLP, encoded by the coding sequence ATGAAGGGTGTGCAGATCGTTCTCGACCATATCGCGGGGCGGCAAGCTGCCGCGCTGCTGCGCGATGGCATATTGGACGATTTCCTGATCGACACAGATGCGCCGCGCCCCGGCACGATCTATCGCGCAGTTGCCCTGCGCCCGATGAAGGGCCAAGGCGGTGTGTTCCTCTCTACGCCCGACGGCGATGCCTTCCTGCGCCAGACACGCGGCATTGCACCGGGCCAAGAGATGCTGGTGCAGGTAACCGGCTATGCCGAACCGGGCAAGGCGCTGCCGGTTACGGACCGGCTCTTGTTCAAGAGCCGCTATGCCATCGTCACCCCCGGTGCGCCGGGGCTCAACATCTCGCGCCGGATTCGCGATGACGCGCGCCGCGACGCGCTTCTGGTGACCGCGCGCGAGGAGATGGGCGAGAGCGAACACGGGCTGATCCTGCGCTCGTCCTGCATGGACGGCGACACGGCAGAGATTGCCGAGGATATCCGCGCCATGGCAGATCTGGCGGCGCAGGTGCTGGATGATCAAGGCAAGGGGGCGGAAGTGCTGGCCGAAGGCGACGGACCGCACGGCCTTGCCTGGCGCGACTGGACCGACCCGGCGCAGGTTCATACCGCCGCAGGTGGTTTTGCCGATCTAGGCGTGCTCGACGCGCTTGAGGCGCTGAAATCGCCGCGTGCCCCCCTGCCGGGCGGCGGGTCTGTCTTCGTCGAGCCAACCCGCGCGCTGGTCGCGGTGGATGTGAACACCGGCGCCGATACATCGCTTGCCGCCGGGTTGAAGGCCAACCTCGGCTGCGCCCGCGCCCTGCCCCGGCAATTGCGCCTGCGCGGGCTTGGCGGGCAGATCGTGATCGACCTTGCGCCAATGCCGAAGAATGAACGCCGCAATTTCGAGGCCGCGCTGCGCCGCGCGCTGAAGGAGGATGGCATCGACACCGTGCTTGCAGGCTTCACCCCGCTTGGCCATTATGAGCTGCAACGCAAACGCGCCCGCCTTCCGGTTTTGGAGCTGCTGCCATGA
- a CDS encoding acyl-CoA dehydrogenase family protein, giving the protein MAADSHEARMTDIILPDLLTRTKAAIAPCEAVLEQALARLRETVSEGGKVKAPLIEANQTAAHGVAWLATYVEALRQMQAWAERLVESGQFGEVEQLIQQIAFGEYLHQIAGGIAMNQGEIVRLQELGLGWGALGGFQCDEVQSLMATGNSQAARLRLVTLMRERNADITVGASGLNDELEMIREQFRRYAVEKVEPFAHDWHLKDELIPMQVIDELAEMGVFGLTIPEEFGGFGLSKASMVVVSEELSRGYIGVGSLGTRSEIAAELILSGGTDAQKAHWLPKISSGEILPTAVFTEPNTGSDLGSLRTRAVRDEDGDYRITGNKTWITHAARAHVMTLLARTDPDTTNHTGLSMFLAEKTPGNESDAFPSEGMTGGEIEVLGYRGMKEYELGFDNFRVKGENLLGGVEGQGFKQLMKTFEAARIQTAARAIGVAQAALDQGMQYAQDRKQFGKPLIDFPRVASKLAMMAVEIMVARQLTYFSAFEKDHDRRCDLEAGMAKLLGARVAWAAADNALQIHGGNGFALEYKISRILCDARILNIFEGAAEIQAQVIARRLLG; this is encoded by the coding sequence ATGGCCGCAGATTCGCACGAGGCCCGTATGACCGATATCATCCTTCCCGACCTTCTGACCCGCACCAAGGCCGCCATTGCCCCCTGTGAGGCGGTGCTGGAACAGGCGCTGGCGCGTTTGCGCGAAACGGTCAGCGAGGGCGGCAAGGTGAAAGCGCCGCTGATTGAAGCCAACCAGACCGCCGCGCATGGGGTGGCGTGGCTGGCCACTTATGTGGAAGCCCTGCGCCAGATGCAGGCATGGGCCGAACGCTTGGTCGAAAGCGGCCAGTTCGGTGAGGTCGAACAACTGATCCAGCAGATCGCGTTCGGCGAGTACCTGCACCAGATCGCGGGTGGTATCGCGATGAACCAAGGCGAGATCGTGCGGCTTCAGGAATTGGGGCTGGGCTGGGGCGCGCTTGGCGGGTTTCAGTGCGACGAGGTGCAAAGCCTGATGGCCACGGGCAATAGCCAAGCGGCACGGTTGCGGCTGGTCACGCTGATGCGAGAGCGCAATGCCGATATCACCGTGGGGGCGAGCGGGCTGAATGATGAGCTGGAGATGATCCGCGAGCAGTTCCGCCGCTATGCCGTTGAGAAGGTGGAGCCTTTCGCGCATGACTGGCATCTCAAGGACGAGTTGATCCCGATGCAGGTGATTGACGAGTTGGCCGAAATGGGCGTGTTCGGGTTGACCATACCGGAAGAATTCGGCGGGTTCGGGCTGTCGAAAGCCTCTATGGTGGTGGTGTCCGAAGAATTGTCGCGCGGCTATATCGGGGTTGGCTCGCTTGGCACCCGCTCGGAGATTGCGGCGGAGTTGATCCTTTCCGGCGGGACGGACGCGCAGAAAGCCCATTGGTTGCCGAAAATCTCAAGCGGGGAGATCCTGCCGACGGCGGTGTTTACCGAACCCAACACCGGTTCGGACCTTGGCAGCTTGCGCACGCGCGCCGTTCGCGACGAGGATGGCGATTACCGGATTACCGGCAACAAGACATGGATCACCCATGCCGCGCGCGCCCACGTGATGACGCTTCTGGCGCGCACCGACCCGGACACCACCAACCACACCGGCCTGTCGATGTTTCTGGCCGAGAAGACCCCCGGCAACGAGAGCGATGCCTTCCCGTCTGAGGGCATGACCGGCGGGGAGATTGAGGTGCTGGGCTATCGCGGCATGAAGGAATATGAGCTTGGCTTCGACAATTTCCGCGTCAAGGGTGAAAACCTGTTGGGTGGGGTCGAGGGGCAAGGCTTCAAACAGTTGATGAAAACCTTCGAGGCGGCGCGTATCCAGACGGCGGCGCGCGCCATCGGGGTGGCGCAGGCCGCGCTTGATCAGGGGATGCAATATGCGCAGGACCGCAAGCAATTCGGCAAGCCGCTGATTGATTTCCCGAGGGTTGCGTCGAAACTTGCCATGATGGCGGTGGAAATCATGGTGGCGCGGCAGTTGACCTATTTTTCCGCGTTTGAGAAAGACCATGATCGGCGCTGTGATCTGGAAGCCGGGATGGCCAAACTGCTGGGCGCGCGGGTGGCTTGGGCGGCGGCAGATAACGCGCTGCAAATTCATGGCGGCAACGGGTTTGCGCTGGAATACAAGATCAGCCGGATTCTGTGCGATGCGCGCATTCTCAACATCTTTGAGGGGGCCGCCGAGATACAGGCACAGGTGATCGCGCGCAGATTGCTGGGCTGA
- the yacG gene encoding DNA gyrase inhibitor YacG encodes MTCPICSAASDAKFRPFCSKRCADLDLARWLGGRYAIPSDDPEDAQEAIEELEKALRSAPQKPH; translated from the coding sequence ATGACCTGCCCGATCTGCTCTGCTGCAAGTGACGCGAAATTTCGCCCGTTCTGCTCGAAACGCTGTGCCGATCTCGACCTCGCCCGCTGGCTCGGCGGGCGCTATGCCATCCCCTCGGATGATCCCGAAGATGCGCAAGAGGCCATTGAAGAGCTTGAAAAGGCGCTGCGATCCGCCCCGCAGAAACCACACTGA
- a CDS encoding GMC family oxidoreductase N-terminal domain-containing protein — MSDTEFDYIVVGAGSGGCVLANRLSANPAHRVLVVEAGGSERDLRVKVPAGILAMYGRPRFDYGYVGTPQPEMNGRRLPVNRGRMLGGSSSMNSMLYIRGAAQDYDEWRDLGCTGWGWDDVLPVFKALERNQNDQDPAYHGTEGELYVSRPTDPNSVCQDFIAAGETLQLPHNTDFNGPSQLGLGVYDVTQKNGFRFSAYNAYVQAIRNRPNLEVRTGAEVQRLILDKGRVSGVVLKCGDRTEQIGCRGEVVLSGGSIGTPMALMRSGIGPAAALKGAGIEVLHDLPGVGQNLRDHVDGMITMRSHSARTLGFSLRNWRRLLASPFAFAARRKGELSTNYVVAGGFAKTRLAGDLPDIQFHFVPGYRSHRGRLVEWGHGFAVHTCVLRPVSVGEVRIGRANGALVPEIDHRFFSDRRDLDTLIEGIKTARQIFSAAPMAGLEGKETLPGPAVQTDAEIEAYLRAEALTVYHPVGTARMGVDAMAVVDPISMRVHGLNNLRVADASVMPTLIGGNTNAPTMMIAEKCARAMTG; from the coding sequence ATGAGCGACACTGAATTTGATTACATCGTGGTTGGAGCAGGGTCTGGCGGTTGCGTTCTGGCCAACCGCCTTTCGGCCAATCCCGCCCATCGCGTGCTGGTGGTAGAGGCAGGCGGCTCGGAGCGTGACCTGCGAGTGAAGGTGCCAGCTGGCATTCTGGCGATGTATGGCCGTCCGCGCTTTGATTACGGCTATGTCGGTACACCACAGCCCGAAATGAACGGTCGCCGCCTGCCGGTGAACCGGGGCCGTATGCTGGGCGGTTCCTCCTCGATGAACTCGATGCTCTATATTCGCGGCGCGGCGCAGGATTACGATGAATGGCGCGATCTTGGCTGCACTGGCTGGGGCTGGGACGACGTGCTGCCGGTTTTCAAGGCGCTTGAGCGCAACCAGAACGATCAGGACCCGGCCTATCACGGCACCGAGGGCGAGCTTTACGTCTCCCGCCCCACCGATCCCAATAGCGTCTGTCAGGATTTCATCGCCGCGGGTGAAACCTTGCAATTGCCGCATAACACGGATTTCAATGGCCCGTCGCAACTGGGCCTTGGCGTTTATGATGTGACCCAAAAGAATGGCTTCAGGTTTTCGGCCTACAACGCCTATGTGCAGGCGATCCGAAATCGGCCCAACCTGGAAGTTCGAACCGGGGCAGAGGTGCAACGGCTGATTCTGGACAAAGGCCGGGTCAGCGGTGTGGTGCTGAAATGTGGCGATCGAACCGAACAGATCGGCTGCCGGGGTGAGGTGGTGTTGAGCGGCGGCTCCATCGGCACTCCGATGGCGTTGATGCGTTCGGGCATCGGTCCTGCTGCTGCGCTGAAGGGCGCGGGCATTGAGGTGCTGCACGACCTGCCGGGCGTTGGTCAGAATTTGCGGGATCACGTCGATGGCATGATTACCATGCGCAGCCACTCGGCGCGCACTCTCGGGTTTTCGCTGCGCAACTGGCGGCGGTTGCTGGCGTCGCCCTTCGCCTTTGCCGCCCGTCGCAAGGGCGAGTTATCGACCAATTATGTCGTCGCTGGCGGCTTTGCAAAAACCCGGCTTGCCGGTGACCTGCCCGATATCCAGTTTCACTTCGTGCCGGGGTATCGCAGCCACCGTGGCCGACTGGTGGAATGGGGGCATGGTTTTGCCGTGCATACCTGCGTGCTGCGGCCCGTGTCGGTGGGGGAGGTTCGAATAGGCCGCGCCAATGGCGCGCTGGTGCCCGAGATCGACCATCGGTTCTTCTCCGACCGGCGCGACCTCGACACTCTGATCGAAGGCATCAAGACAGCGCGCCAGATATTCTCCGCGGCTCCAATGGCCGGTTTGGAGGGCAAGGAGACATTGCCAGGCCCTGCGGTGCAAACCGACGCCGAGATTGAAGCCTACTTGCGGGCCGAGGCGCTGACTGTCTATCACCCGGTCGGCACGGCCAGGATGGGGGTTGATGCCATGGCCGTGGTCGACCCGATTTCGATGCGGGTGCACGGGCTGAACAACCTGCGGGTGGCTGATGCATCAGTCATGCCCACGTTGATCGGCGGGAATACAAACGCCCCCACCATGATGATCGCAGAAAAATGTGCGCGGGCAATGACCGGGTGA
- the cueR gene encoding Cu(I)-responsive transcriptional regulator: MNIGEVAQASGLPEKTIRYYEDVGLVKPGRAENGYRRFGASDLHKLTFLGRARSLGFSIEDCRALLALWEDRSRASGDVKEIAQAHLAEIDRKVTELHRMRDTLAHLVDACAGDARPDCPILEGLETPDR; encoded by the coding sequence ATGAATATCGGAGAGGTGGCGCAAGCATCCGGTCTGCCGGAAAAGACCATTCGGTATTACGAGGATGTGGGGCTGGTTAAACCCGGTCGCGCGGAAAACGGCTATCGCCGGTTTGGCGCATCCGACCTGCACAAGCTGACGTTTCTCGGGCGGGCGCGCTCACTCGGCTTTTCGATTGAGGATTGCCGGGCGTTGCTGGCACTTTGGGAGGATCGCAGCCGCGCTTCGGGGGATGTGAAAGAAATCGCGCAGGCGCATCTGGCGGAGATTGACCGCAAGGTCACCGAACTGCACCGGATGCGCGACACGCTGGCGCATCTGGTGGACGCCTGCGCCGGGGATGCGCGACCCGATTGCCCGATTCTTGAAGGGCTGGAGACCCCGGACCGATAG
- a CDS encoding FAD-dependent oxidoreductase → MSQPDAIIIGAGVIGAAVALEMARAGWKTLSLDRHKAAGQGSTSASCAIIRMHYSTLDGTALAWEGSHYWREWEAYLGLPKATPLAEFREVGVLVMKTQANDFMARHIETSRALGIPFEEWDAAKIKARLPIYDLARFTPAKCMDQPGFGEPTGGALDGAVFWPGGGYVNDPALSAQNLAQAAKAAGARFRLGVEVAEILQAGGRTTGVRLSSGEDIHAPVVINVAGPGSRALNELAGVTGDMTIETRPLRQEVVHLPAPEGFDFEAHGTIVSDSDIACYCRPEQGNHILVGSEDPDCDAHQWTTSDTAFNHDFTDQWTTQAMRYAQRVPTIGIPGHARGVVELYDAATDWTPIYDKSALPGFYMACGTGGNQYKNAMIAGKIMAALVEYCESGADHDSAPLCYRLPHIGYDLDLGYFSRKRAINTASSFSVLG, encoded by the coding sequence ATGAGCCAACCGGATGCAATCATCATCGGCGCCGGGGTGATCGGTGCGGCCGTGGCACTGGAAATGGCGCGGGCGGGCTGGAAAACCCTCTCGCTTGACCGCCACAAGGCGGCGGGGCAGGGGTCTACCTCGGCAAGCTGTGCGATCATTCGGATGCATTATTCCACACTTGATGGCACCGCGCTGGCTTGGGAAGGCTCGCATTACTGGCGCGAATGGGAAGCCTATCTCGGCTTGCCCAAAGCTACCCCGCTGGCCGAATTTCGCGAGGTCGGCGTTCTGGTGATGAAGACGCAGGCCAATGATTTCATGGCCCGTCATATTGAAACCAGCCGCGCGCTCGGCATCCCGTTCGAGGAATGGGATGCAGCAAAGATCAAGGCCCGCCTGCCGATCTACGATCTTGCGCGCTTCACGCCTGCCAAATGCATGGATCAACCCGGCTTTGGCGAACCCACCGGCGGGGCGCTGGATGGCGCGGTGTTCTGGCCCGGCGGCGGCTATGTAAACGACCCCGCACTTTCGGCGCAAAACCTTGCTCAGGCGGCCAAAGCCGCCGGTGCCCGGTTCCGCCTCGGTGTTGAAGTGGCCGAGATTTTGCAGGCCGGTGGCCGCACCACGGGCGTTCGCCTGTCCAGCGGCGAAGACATCCACGCCCCCGTGGTGATCAACGTCGCTGGCCCCGGTTCTCGCGCGCTCAATGAACTGGCTGGCGTGACTGGCGACATGACGATTGAAACCCGCCCCCTGCGCCAAGAGGTTGTGCATCTGCCCGCGCCCGAAGGCTTTGATTTCGAAGCGCACGGCACCATCGTCTCCGACAGCGATATCGCCTGCTATTGCCGCCCTGAACAGGGCAATCATATCCTTGTTGGGTCCGAAGACCCGGACTGCGACGCCCATCAATGGACCACGTCAGACACCGCGTTCAACCATGATTTCACCGATCAATGGACAACCCAGGCGATGCGCTATGCACAACGCGTGCCCACCATCGGCATCCCCGGTCATGCGCGCGGCGTGGTTGAGCTTTACGACGCCGCAACCGACTGGACCCCGATTTACGACAAATCCGCGCTGCCCGGCTTTTACATGGCCTGCGGCACCGGCGGAAATCAATACAAGAACGCGATGATCGCGGGCAAGATCATGGCCGCTCTGGTGGAGTATTGCGAATCCGGGGCCGACCACGACAGCGCACCGCTTTGCTACCGGCTGCCGCATATCGGCTATGATCTCGACCTTGGCTATTTCTCCCGAAAGCGCGCGATCAACACGGCGTCAAGCTTTTCGGTGCTGGGCTAA
- a CDS encoding acyl-CoA synthetase encodes MSFATLQDAINYTNEMPLEERGLPVTVYQMLRQTTDAHADRPALSYQLLSGPTDKAETLTWAEFHTRVVQAANLFRALGVEEGDVVALVMPNATETAVAIIGGMVAGIVNPINPLLEPEQIGAILRETKAKVVVTLKNFPKTDIAQKTAEAVRHAPNVKTILTVDLNRYLTPPKSWIVPFLRPKVANTHHATVKSFNAEAAKMPTTLAFEDRKVDRVAAYFHTGGTTGMPKVAQHLNSGIIYQGWIGHTLLYTEADSVMCPLPLFHVFACHVILMAGLKSGAHIVFPTPAGYRGDGVFDNFWKLCERWKTSFIITVPTAVSALMQRPVDADVSTVKNAFSGSAPMPLELFNRFTKSTGIQIIEGYGLTEATVLVSCNPVDGEKKVGSVGIPFPYTDVRILLDGESGPTECGTDEVGEICVSSPGVYAGHTYTEEAKNRDLYHPLDGKSFLRTGDLGRVDGDGYLWITGRAKDLIIRGGHNIDPAEIEDALLAEPSVAFAGAIGQPDAHAGEVPCAYVELVEGADVSAEALLAHAKHHIHERAAIPKHVEVMAELPKTAVGKVFKPDLRKRAITRVYNEALETAGCAARVESVIDDKKRGLVAQVAANGASEEEVGKALGAFTRPWEFAAA; translated from the coding sequence ATGAGTTTCGCCACACTGCAAGACGCGATCAATTACACCAATGAAATGCCGCTGGAGGAGCGCGGCTTGCCGGTTACGGTTTACCAGATGTTACGCCAGACCACAGATGCTCATGCCGACCGCCCGGCGCTGAGCTATCAACTGCTCTCTGGCCCTACAGACAAGGCCGAAACCCTGACATGGGCAGAGTTCCACACCCGCGTCGTGCAGGCCGCAAACCTGTTTCGTGCGCTCGGTGTGGAGGAGGGGGACGTTGTTGCCCTTGTCATGCCCAACGCCACCGAAACGGCGGTCGCCATTATTGGGGGCATGGTCGCGGGTATCGTCAACCCGATCAACCCGCTGCTTGAGCCGGAACAGATTGGCGCCATCCTGCGCGAGACCAAGGCCAAGGTCGTCGTCACGCTGAAGAATTTTCCGAAAACCGACATCGCCCAGAAAACTGCCGAAGCGGTGCGCCATGCGCCGAACGTGAAAACCATCCTCACGGTCGATCTCAACCGCTATCTTACCCCGCCGAAAAGCTGGATCGTGCCGTTCCTGCGCCCGAAGGTGGCAAACACCCACCATGCCACGGTGAAAAGCTTTAACGCTGAAGCGGCCAAAATGCCCACAACCCTCGCCTTCGAAGACCGCAAGGTTGACCGCGTTGCCGCCTATTTCCACACTGGCGGAACCACCGGAATGCCGAAAGTGGCGCAGCACCTCAACTCCGGTATCATCTATCAGGGCTGGATCGGCCATACGCTGCTTTATACCGAAGCCGACAGCGTGATGTGCCCGTTGCCATTGTTTCACGTCTTTGCCTGTCACGTGATCCTGATGGCCGGTTTGAAATCCGGTGCGCATATCGTTTTCCCCACCCCTGCGGGCTATCGCGGCGATGGCGTGTTCGATAACTTCTGGAAACTGTGCGAGCGTTGGAAAACCAGCTTCATCATTACCGTGCCCACCGCCGTCTCGGCGCTGATGCAACGCCCGGTTGATGCCGATGTCTCGACCGTGAAAAACGCATTCTCCGGCTCCGCGCCAATGCCGCTTGAGCTGTTCAACCGCTTCACCAAATCGACCGGCATACAGATCATCGAAGGCTACGGGCTGACCGAGGCCACCGTTCTGGTCTCCTGCAATCCCGTGGATGGGGAGAAAAAGGTCGGCTCTGTCGGCATCCCGTTCCCCTATACGGATGTTCGCATTTTGCTTGATGGTGAAAGCGGCCCGACGGAATGCGGCACCGATGAGGTGGGGGAGATTTGCGTCTCCAGCCCCGGCGTCTATGCCGGGCATACCTACACCGAAGAGGCCAAGAACCGCGACCTTTATCATCCTCTGGACGGCAAGAGCTTTCTGCGCACCGGCGATCTGGGCCGGGTCGATGGCGATGGCTATCTCTGGATCACCGGGCGGGCCAAGGATCTGATCATTCGCGGCGGCCATAATATCGACCCGGCCGAGATCGAAGATGCGCTTCTGGCCGAACCAAGCGTTGCTTTCGCGGGGGCCATCGGACAGCCGGATGCGCATGCCGGTGAAGTGCCGTGCGCCTATGTTGAGCTTGTCGAAGGTGCCGACGTGAGCGCCGAGGCGCTGCTGGCGCACGCCAAACATCACATTCACGAACGCGCCGCGATCCCCAAACATGTGGAGGTGATGGCCGAACTTCCCAAAACCGCCGTCGGCAAGGTGTTCAAACCAGACCTCAGAAAGCGCGCCATCACCCGGGTTTATAACGAGGCGCTTGAGACAGCGGGCTGCGCCGCGCGCGTGGAATCGGTGATCGACGACAAGAAGCGCGGCTTGGTGGCACAGGTTGCCGCCAATGGGGCCAGTGAAGAAGAGGTGGGCAAGGCCTTGGGCGCCTTCACCCGGCCATGGGAGTTCGCGGCGGCGTAA
- a CDS encoding 3-hydroxybutyryl-CoA dehydrogenase, producing the protein MSKEIKTVGVIGAGQMGNGIAHVMALAGYDVRLNDISEEALAAAMARIEKNMGRQAGRDQISEEDMATGLARIKTTLDVAEVGQCDLVIESATENEAVKNKIIEGLVPHLAEHTIVTSNTSSISITRLAARTDRPEKFMGFHFMNPVPLMKLVELIRGIATDEPTYRACHDVVDRLGKTAASAEDFPAFIVNRILIPMINEAAYTLYEGVGNVASIDAAMKLGANHPMGPLELGDFIGLDTCLAIMNVLHEGLADTKYRPCPLLTKYVEAGWLGRKSGRGFYDYRGEVPVPTR; encoded by the coding sequence ATGAGCAAAGAGATCAAAACGGTGGGCGTGATCGGCGCGGGCCAGATGGGCAACGGGATTGCGCATGTGATGGCGCTGGCGGGTTATGATGTGCGGCTCAACGACATCAGTGAAGAGGCGCTTGCCGCTGCGATGGCGCGGATCGAAAAGAACATGGGTCGTCAGGCCGGGCGCGACCAGATCAGCGAAGAAGACATGGCGACGGGTCTTGCCCGGATCAAAACCACGCTTGATGTGGCCGAGGTGGGCCAGTGCGATCTGGTGATTGAATCGGCGACCGAGAATGAGGCGGTGAAGAACAAGATCATCGAAGGGTTGGTGCCGCATCTGGCGGAGCATACCATCGTGACGTCGAACACCTCGTCAATCTCGATCACCCGGCTGGCCGCGCGCACCGACCGGCCCGAGAAGTTCATGGGCTTTCATTTCATGAACCCGGTGCCGTTGATGAAGCTGGTCGAATTGATCCGGGGCATCGCCACCGACGAGCCGACCTACCGCGCCTGTCATGATGTGGTTGACCGGCTGGGCAAGACCGCCGCGAGTGCCGAGGATTTCCCGGCCTTCATCGTCAACCGCATCCTGATTCCGATGATCAACGAGGCGGCCTATACGCTTTATGAGGGGGTCGGCAACGTGGCTTCGATTGACGCGGCGATGAAGCTTGGGGCCAATCATCCGATGGGGCCGCTGGAACTCGGTGATTTCATCGGGCTGGATACTTGTCTGGCGATCATGAACGTGCTGCATGAGGGGCTGGCCGATACCAAGTATCGCCCCTGCCCGCTGCTGACGAAATATGTCGAAGCAGGATGGCTGGGCCGGAAATCGGGCCGGGGGTTTTATGATTATCGCGGTGAGGTTCCGGTGCCGACACGCTAA
- a CDS encoding sulfite exporter TauE/SafE family protein → MFLTVAGVMLVISAQMVLLVPTQAMFILIGVSITGFTFLQLLGWRPRVAPQHRLRAEIGVGAFAGAMGGFSGTWGPPTILLLIALDTPKREHIRIQGVLYAMGSVVFVLAHIISGVLNRATLPFALAMLVPTMGGMWLGIQVQDRIDQRFFQKATLVVLFFAGLNLIRRGVIS, encoded by the coding sequence GTGTTCCTGACCGTTGCCGGGGTCATGTTGGTGATCTCGGCGCAGATGGTTCTGTTGGTGCCAACGCAAGCGATGTTCATCCTCATCGGGGTGTCGATTACCGGCTTCACATTCCTCCAATTGCTTGGCTGGCGGCCCCGCGTCGCCCCACAGCACCGGCTGCGCGCCGAGATTGGCGTCGGCGCCTTCGCCGGGGCGATGGGCGGTTTTTCCGGCACATGGGGGCCGCCGACGATCCTGCTGCTGATCGCGCTCGACACGCCCAAACGCGAACACATCCGCATTCAAGGCGTGCTTTATGCCATGGGTTCGGTGGTGTTCGTGCTGGCGCATATCATCTCGGGTGTGCTGAACCGCGCGACATTGCCGTTTGCGCTCGCCATGCTGGTGCCGACCATGGGCGGCATGTGGCTCGGGATTCAGGTGCAAGACCGGATCGACCAGCGGTTTTTCCAAAAAGCCACGCTTGTCGTGCTGTTCTTCGCCGGTCTGAACCTGATCCGTCGCGGGGTGATCAGCTGA